The following are from one region of the Veillonella nakazawae genome:
- a CDS encoding bifunctional 5,10-methylenetetrahydrofolate dehydrogenase/5,10-methenyltetrahydrofolate cyclohydrolase: MIELRGKAVADAHKAILQEKVAAVGDSVITMAVLLVGEDHGAHMYATFMEKTAKNFGYGFVLKQLPETATQDEVVTALQELNNDAAVHGILPLMPMPKHIDTEALIDMLDPKKDIDGLTTYNIGLVTAGKGGFAPCTAKACMAILNHYDIPVEGKHVVVIGRSQVIGKPVALMTLGAHGTVTMCHSRTPDLAEQVKRGDIVIAAAGRAHMITADMIKPGAVVIDVGINELEGKTVGDVDYEAVKDIASAITPVPGGVGSVTTTMMLEAVYEAYHA; the protein is encoded by the coding sequence ATGATCGAATTACGCGGTAAAGCAGTAGCAGACGCTCACAAGGCGATTTTACAAGAAAAAGTTGCAGCAGTTGGCGACTCTGTAATTACTATGGCAGTATTACTCGTTGGTGAAGACCACGGTGCTCATATGTACGCTACATTTATGGAAAAGACAGCCAAGAACTTTGGCTATGGCTTTGTGTTAAAACAATTACCTGAAACGGCTACACAGGATGAAGTAGTTACAGCATTGCAAGAATTAAATAATGATGCGGCTGTTCATGGGATTTTACCGTTAATGCCGATGCCTAAACACATTGATACAGAGGCTCTTATCGATATGCTAGATCCTAAAAAAGATATCGATGGTCTAACTACGTATAATATTGGTCTTGTAACTGCCGGTAAAGGTGGCTTTGCCCCTTGTACTGCCAAGGCGTGCATGGCGATTTTAAACCACTATGATATTCCTGTAGAGGGTAAACATGTGGTAGTAATCGGTCGTAGCCAAGTGATTGGTAAGCCGGTAGCTCTTATGACACTTGGTGCACATGGTACGGTTACAATGTGCCATTCCAGAACCCCTGATTTGGCAGAACAAGTAAAACGTGGCGATATCGTTATTGCTGCAGCGGGTCGTGCTCATATGATTACAGCAGATATGATTAAGCCAGGTGCTGTTGTTATCGATGTAGGCATTAATGAACTAGAAGGTAAGACGGTAGGCGATGTTGATTATGAAGCGGTAAAAGATATTGCGTCTGCAATTACTCCAGTGCCTGGTGGTGTAGGCTCTGTAACGACTACTATGATGCTTGAAGCTGTATATGAGGCATACCATGCATGA
- the brxF gene encoding BREX-3 system P-loop-containing protein BrxF, with product MVTVQDVRERWEQIQGDDERILFIVGGPGSGKSLLIRELSEQKGWKYLEAKQLIEEEFLLVPRDERPQLAEEVIRRALSRSDTEVVLIDGINVLFAPILNLNPLELLKTISKTYPIVVGWRGHLEGDQLYLEHNNDPKHAVVTITKPDRVMVID from the coding sequence ATGGTTACAGTTCAAGATGTAAGAGAACGTTGGGAACAAATTCAAGGTGATGATGAACGTATATTGTTTATCGTTGGTGGTCCTGGTTCTGGTAAAAGTTTGTTGATTCGTGAATTATCTGAACAAAAAGGTTGGAAGTACTTAGAGGCAAAACAACTTATTGAAGAAGAGTTTTTATTAGTACCTCGTGATGAAAGACCACAACTTGCAGAAGAAGTAATTCGTCGTGCATTAAGTCGCAGTGATACAGAAGTTGTTCTTATCGATGGTATTAATGTATTGTTTGCACCGATATTAAATTTAAATCCTCTTGAACTATTAAAGACTATTAGTAAAACATATCCGATTGTTGTAGGTTGGCGTGGTCATCTCGAAGGTGATCAATTATACTTAGAACACAATAATGATCCAAAACATGCGGTAG
- the hypA gene encoding hydrogenase maturation nickel metallochaperone HypA: MHEMSIAEGILDVALDTLRQHDASVIHSVQLDLGLMSGVEPDSLLFCWEAVTKGTAAEGSRIEINTIPIEGKCLDCDKTFPVENYKFICPYCDSHFVQTIGGRELQVTSMDID; the protein is encoded by the coding sequence ATGCATGAGATGTCTATAGCAGAAGGTATACTTGATGTAGCCCTCGATACATTGCGCCAACACGATGCATCTGTGATTCATTCCGTTCAACTCGATTTGGGCCTTATGAGTGGAGTAGAGCCAGATTCTCTCCTATTTTGCTGGGAAGCCGTTACAAAGGGGACTGCAGCAGAAGGTTCGCGTATAGAAATTAATACGATTCCTATTGAAGGAAAGTGCTTGGATTGTGATAAAACATTTCCTGTAGAAAATTATAAGTTTATCTGTCCCTATTGTGACAGTCATTTCGTACAAACCATTGGTGGCCGCGAACTACAAGTGACCTCCATGGATATCGATTGA
- a CDS encoding CCA tRNA nucleotidyltransferase: MMEQANRILTVLEEAGYEAYIIGGAVRDILMHQKPHDFDIVTSARPDTVIEVLRGQDIQTTDLVGKSFGVVVATLEGKQYEIATYRTERYGADSHRPEEIAYADTLEEDVLRRDFTVNGMAMNRFGEVIDLVGGRRDIKHKTLRTIGNAQQRFEEDALRLFRACRFVAKLDFLPTEDLLEAMPKAFHRVPGLSLERVRSELDRLMLEPAVAKGLDVLVQSRLAECSCRVVENGIAREVPILPELYHLVNLPQEKDFHEFDGWYHTLAVVSHTEPDLILRWGALLHDVAKGMPAVRAVINGRLTDRGHDTLGAEMTETLLTRLGYPKAFVRRVAWIVKNHMRFHYFVQNGEANEKKWIRKEARSGEFRDSQIMRIAWEQLSKVCAADVLGCGKPYASTDGTLAFGECMADLSLEMPIHTKDLNYDERVIKLAGKKVGEGLQYLLGQVQNGVIPNEPDALYDALDHKLRRPVEK, encoded by the coding sequence ATGATGGAACAAGCCAATCGAATATTGACTGTATTGGAAGAAGCAGGTTATGAAGCCTATATCATTGGCGGAGCAGTGCGTGATATTTTGATGCATCAAAAGCCTCATGACTTTGATATTGTGACGTCTGCACGCCCTGATACGGTAATTGAAGTCCTACGCGGTCAAGATATTCAAACGACAGACTTAGTAGGAAAATCCTTTGGTGTAGTAGTAGCTACACTAGAAGGAAAGCAATATGAAATTGCAACGTATCGCACTGAACGATATGGAGCGGATAGTCATCGACCAGAAGAAATCGCTTATGCCGATACCTTGGAGGAAGACGTGTTGCGTCGCGACTTTACGGTCAATGGCATGGCGATGAATCGTTTTGGTGAGGTCATAGACCTAGTAGGGGGACGTCGAGATATCAAGCATAAGACATTGCGAACCATTGGCAATGCACAGCAACGCTTCGAAGAAGACGCATTGCGATTATTTAGAGCATGCCGCTTTGTGGCAAAGCTAGATTTCTTACCTACCGAAGATTTATTAGAAGCTATGCCAAAGGCATTCCATCGTGTGCCTGGGTTATCTCTCGAGAGAGTTCGTAGTGAACTGGACCGACTCATGTTAGAGCCTGCTGTGGCTAAGGGCCTTGATGTATTAGTACAATCTCGCTTGGCCGAGTGCTCTTGTCGCGTTGTAGAAAATGGCATCGCTCGTGAAGTGCCTATTTTACCAGAGCTATACCATCTTGTGAATTTACCACAAGAAAAAGACTTTCACGAATTTGATGGTTGGTATCATACATTAGCCGTTGTATCTCATACAGAACCAGATTTAATATTACGTTGGGGTGCACTGTTACACGATGTAGCAAAGGGGATGCCGGCGGTACGAGCTGTTATTAACGGACGTTTAACGGATCGTGGCCATGATACATTAGGTGCTGAAATGACAGAAACCTTGCTTACTCGTTTAGGTTACCCTAAGGCTTTTGTGCGCCGTGTAGCTTGGATTGTAAAAAATCATATGCGCTTTCACTATTTTGTACAAAATGGGGAAGCTAATGAGAAAAAGTGGATCCGTAAAGAGGCTCGCAGCGGTGAGTTTCGAGATAGTCAAATTATGCGAATTGCATGGGAGCAATTATCTAAGGTTTGCGCTGCCGATGTGTTAGGCTGTGGGAAGCCTTATGCATCGACTGATGGCACCTTAGCCTTTGGTGAATGTATGGCAGATCTTAGCCTAGAGATGCCTATTCATACAAAGGATTTAAATTATGACGAACGAGTTATTAAGCTTGCAGGGAAAAAAGTGGGAGAAGGATTGCAGTATTTATTAGGTCAGGTACAAAATGGGGTGATTCCCAATGAACCAGATGCATTATATGATGCATTAGACCATAAGTTACGCCGTCCAGTGGAGAAATGA
- the sdaAA gene encoding L-serine ammonia-lyase, iron-sulfur-dependent, subunit alpha, which produces MSYAYDTIADIIRLAEENNISFGDVVLRYELENYDRSEEAVIREIEHRLDIFEGSIQDGIDYAEKTASGMSGGQAAQLNGQAPRFMSDIAYKAMTYAIAVNEANAKMFRIVACPTAGSCGVMPGAVKAVADHYKLDRATMVKGFLAASGIGNVVANRACVAGAVGGCQAEIGTAACMAAGAIVEMMGGTPRQVGHAIALCMKNLLGLACDPVAGLVEVPCVKRNGFYAVHAITASELALMNIESQIPPDEVIEAMNNIGRAMPAALRETSDGGLAVTPTGTAIAERVQSL; this is translated from the coding sequence ATGAGTTATGCATATGATACAATTGCAGATATTATTCGCTTAGCTGAGGAAAATAACATTTCCTTTGGCGATGTAGTACTGCGCTATGAATTAGAGAATTATGATCGCAGTGAAGAAGCGGTTATTCGTGAAATAGAGCATCGTTTAGATATCTTTGAAGGTTCTATTCAGGATGGTATAGACTATGCAGAAAAAACGGCCTCTGGTATGTCTGGTGGCCAGGCGGCACAGCTTAATGGCCAAGCACCAAGATTTATGAGTGATATTGCGTACAAGGCTATGACCTATGCTATTGCTGTTAATGAAGCAAATGCAAAGATGTTCCGCATTGTTGCGTGCCCTACGGCTGGCTCTTGTGGTGTTATGCCTGGCGCGGTGAAAGCAGTAGCGGACCATTACAAGCTAGATAGAGCAACTATGGTAAAGGGCTTCTTGGCTGCCTCTGGCATTGGCAATGTCGTAGCGAATCGCGCTTGTGTGGCCGGTGCCGTTGGCGGTTGCCAAGCAGAAATTGGTACGGCCGCTTGTATGGCTGCCGGTGCCATTGTAGAAATGATGGGTGGTACGCCTCGTCAAGTAGGACATGCTATTGCATTGTGTATGAAAAACTTATTAGGCCTTGCTTGTGATCCAGTAGCAGGACTTGTAGAGGTACCGTGCGTTAAACGTAATGGTTTCTATGCAGTTCATGCCATTACTGCATCTGAATTGGCTTTGATGAATATTGAAAGTCAAATTCCACCAGATGAAGTTATTGAAGCAATGAATAATATCGGTCGCGCTATGCCAGCAGCCTTGCGTGAAACAAGTGATGGCGGCCTTGCGGTAACACCGACGGGTACAGCTATTGCAGAACGAGTGCAATCCTTATAG
- a CDS encoding penicillin-binding transpeptidase domain-containing protein encodes MKLLNKALLRMSDWSRTTWCLAILMTVAFVLIGRLAQLQVFDTFDLEKKNLLQVQVDRKLQSPRGTIYDRNGKPLAMSVVTKSLYADPKMIKQSPQEIAELISPYVTMSKENIVKALQEDTAFVWLNRMMDADKSKAVQQVIKDNNIAGLNFVEESKRYYPNGVLAAQVLGFVGTDDKGLDGLEMVLDDELKGGVQQEIVATDNKGNAIFGSVLSKFLPDKGKSVTLTIDATIQFIAERALDKAMVDTGAKHASVIVMDPKTGEILAMANRPSYDPNNYNQSGEEAFKNIAVTNLYEPGSTFKPIIASAALAAGKWKLDTVYNDKGAFAANGHIIRNWNGEGYGPVRLLDILKYSINTGMAEIGTLTGADILSKYIRDYGFGSETGIELPGEGAGILYNPEDMSKLDVATMSIGQGIAVTPLQMVRAFGALSNGGAMMKPHIIKSYSNSQGDVTSTTETSVVGQPVPAETAKTIVDILEKEVSEGGGTKAMVEGYHFGGKTGTAQKLDTKHGGYLDGQYIASFIGFGPVEDPKFVVLVVIDDPQKGSYYGSQIVAPVFKDIVSQLVRYYQMSPYVKESTPVAVKAANTLPEPKPGSDGSVTLPNFTGFTYGEVRDWLHKAGLAFKPDGTGTATSQDESSGTTVQAGTAITVHFRR; translated from the coding sequence ATGAAGTTATTAAATAAAGCGTTATTACGCATGAGTGATTGGAGTCGCACTACATGGTGCCTTGCCATACTCATGACCGTTGCTTTCGTCCTTATCGGTCGTTTAGCACAGTTACAGGTCTTTGATACCTTTGACCTAGAGAAGAAAAACTTATTACAAGTTCAAGTAGATAGAAAATTACAATCGCCGCGGGGTACAATCTATGACCGTAATGGCAAGCCATTGGCGATGAGTGTAGTTACAAAATCTTTATATGCGGATCCGAAGATGATTAAACAGTCTCCTCAAGAGATTGCGGAGCTCATCTCACCGTATGTAACGATGTCAAAAGAGAATATTGTAAAAGCTTTGCAAGAGGATACCGCCTTTGTCTGGTTGAATCGTATGATGGATGCAGACAAATCAAAAGCGGTACAACAAGTTATTAAGGATAATAATATTGCAGGCCTTAATTTCGTTGAAGAATCTAAGCGCTATTATCCAAATGGTGTCTTAGCGGCACAAGTATTAGGCTTTGTCGGCACTGATGATAAAGGGCTTGATGGTCTAGAAATGGTTCTCGATGACGAATTAAAGGGGGGCGTACAACAAGAAATTGTAGCTACTGATAATAAAGGGAATGCCATCTTTGGTTCCGTACTATCTAAATTTTTACCAGATAAGGGTAAAAGCGTAACCTTAACCATCGATGCAACAATTCAATTTATTGCAGAACGCGCTCTTGATAAGGCGATGGTTGATACAGGAGCTAAGCATGCCAGCGTTATCGTTATGGATCCAAAGACCGGTGAAATATTAGCGATGGCCAATCGTCCAAGTTATGATCCTAATAACTACAACCAAAGTGGTGAAGAGGCTTTCAAAAATATTGCGGTTACCAATTTATATGAACCAGGTTCTACATTCAAACCTATCATTGCATCTGCAGCTCTTGCAGCAGGCAAATGGAAGTTAGACACTGTGTATAACGATAAAGGGGCCTTCGCTGCCAATGGACATATCATTAGAAACTGGAATGGTGAGGGATATGGTCCTGTTCGTTTGCTAGATATTTTGAAGTACTCTATTAATACTGGTATGGCTGAAATTGGTACATTAACAGGTGCAGATATTCTCTCGAAATATATACGTGATTATGGCTTTGGCTCTGAAACAGGTATTGAATTGCCTGGTGAAGGAGCAGGTATTTTGTATAATCCAGAGGATATGAGTAAGCTAGACGTTGCGACTATGTCCATCGGTCAAGGTATTGCGGTTACACCATTACAAATGGTTCGCGCCTTTGGTGCACTTTCTAATGGTGGGGCTATGATGAAACCACATATCATCAAGTCTTATAGTAACTCTCAAGGCGATGTTACAAGTACGACTGAAACATCTGTTGTGGGACAACCAGTTCCGGCGGAAACCGCTAAAACCATTGTAGATATTCTAGAAAAAGAAGTATCCGAAGGTGGCGGTACAAAAGCGATGGTAGAAGGTTATCACTTCGGCGGTAAAACTGGTACGGCGCAAAAACTAGATACCAAACATGGCGGTTATCTCGACGGACAATACATTGCGTCCTTTATTGGCTTTGGCCCTGTAGAGGATCCAAAATTTGTAGTTCTTGTCGTTATTGATGACCCACAAAAGGGTTCTTATTATGGTAGTCAAATTGTAGCCCCTGTATTTAAGGACATCGTATCTCAACTTGTACGGTATTACCAAATGAGTCCGTATGTTAAAGAAAGTACACCAGTAGCTGTTAAAGCTGCTAATACATTACCTGAACCAAAACCGGGAAGTGATGGTTCTGTTACATTGCCTAACTTTACTGGTTTTACCTATGGTGAAGTGCGTGATTGGTTACATAAGGCGGGACTTGCCTTTAAACCGGATGGAACTGGTACGGCTACATCTCAAGATGAAAGTAGCGGTACAACTGTTCAGGCTGGTACAGCAATTACTGTTCATTTCCGTAGATAA
- the hypB gene encoding hydrogenase nickel incorporation protein HypB has protein sequence MQVQVKTNVLAKNDAIAESLQQLFKEKNIFVFNLLGSPGAGKTSLLEATLHDLKKDYRLAVIEGDLFTAKDAERIHELGVPVIQINTVGGCHLDAQMIQDALGDLNLDELDMIIIENVGNLVCPAEFEIGESMKVTVLSVTEGEDKPLKYPLIFKESKAILINKIDLLPYVPFKKDKAIQDIRNLNPTGEIFEVSCTAHNGLEPWLTWLRAQLESNR, from the coding sequence ATGCAAGTTCAAGTTAAAACTAATGTATTGGCAAAAAATGATGCCATTGCAGAGTCCTTACAACAGTTGTTTAAGGAAAAAAATATTTTTGTATTTAATCTATTAGGTTCTCCAGGGGCTGGTAAAACATCTCTATTGGAGGCAACTTTACATGATTTGAAAAAAGATTACCGCCTTGCTGTTATTGAAGGTGATTTATTTACTGCTAAGGATGCGGAACGGATTCATGAATTAGGCGTTCCTGTTATTCAAATCAATACAGTGGGAGGTTGCCATCTTGATGCACAAATGATTCAAGATGCACTAGGTGATTTAAATCTTGATGAACTCGATATGATCATTATCGAGAATGTAGGTAACCTTGTATGCCCTGCAGAATTTGAGATTGGTGAAAGCATGAAGGTAACTGTATTATCTGTTACTGAAGGTGAAGATAAGCCTCTTAAATACCCATTAATCTTTAAAGAGTCAAAGGCTATTCTCATTAATAAGATAGATTTATTGCCTTATGTACCATTTAAAAAAGACAAGGCAATACAAGATATACGTAATTTGAATCCAACAGGAGAGATTTTTGAAGTAAGTTGCACGGCCCATAATGGGTTAGAGCCATGGTTGACATGGTTGCGTGCGCAATTGGAGAGTAATCGATGA